Genomic window (Staphylococcus debuckii):
AAAATTCTTTTTAGATTATTGTAAATACTTTGAAGCATTAGTTGCTTACGCTAAATTTTATAATAAGGAGAATTAATATGTATTCTAAAATAAAAATTTCAGGACAAATAGAAGTGTTGACAGGCTTGCATATCGGAGGGGGCGGAGAAATCAGTATGATAGGTGCTATTGATTCTCCAGTTGTAAGAGATTTATTTACGAAACTTCCGGTTATTCCAGGCAGTACTATCAAAGGGAAGATGAGAAGTTTATTGGCAAGAGATTTCGGACTTAAGCCTAACCAAAAAGAGCATAACGAAGATGATCCGATAGTTTTAAGATTGTTCGGCTCTAGTAACAAAGATAATATTAAACGCTCTCGTCTGCAATTTTCAGATGCTTTTTATAATCAAGAAACAAAAGCGAAGTTTGATGAAAATGAAGTACCTTACACGGAAACAAAGTATGAAAATACGATTAATCGATTGACTTCTGAAGCTAATCCGAGACAAATTGAACGTGTAACGAGAGGCTCTCGATTTGATTTTCAAATTATTTATAATGTTGAAGATGAAAATGAAGTAGAAACTGATTTTGAGAACATTAAAAATGGAATTCAATTATTAGAAAATGATTATCTTGGCGGCGGTGGGACACGTGGTAATGGCCGAGTTAAATTTAATATCGAAGAAATTGAAACAGTTATTGGTGATTATGACAGCACAAATTTAGTATTAAAGTAGGTGAGGAATATGAGTATAAAAATCTATAAATTACACTTTACTACACCTGTTCATTTTGGAGAAAAACGTTTAAGTGATAGCCAGCCTGTAATAGCCGCCGATACTTTATTTAGTGCGCTTTTTATTGAAACATTAAATTTAGGATTAGATACAGATTTTTTATTAAATGATTTAAAAATAAGTGATACTTTCCCATTTTTTAAAGATAATTATTATTTTCCCAAACCTTTAATGAAGATTGAATCACAACATAAGGATGAAACAAATTATAAGGTTTTTAAAAAACTTAAATTTTTACCTGTAAACCAATTTAATTCGTATATAGCTGGCGAAATTGATAGTACAGAAGCAGAACGAATCACTAGTGATTTTCAACTGGGAGAAAAAGAATTATTAACAAAAGTGTCATTGCAGAATAATGAAAAAGAAGGCGGAGATGCAGAACCATATTCTGTGGGGCTCTTTAGATATCATCCAGATGCAGGTCTTTATTTTATTGCAAAAGGTTCTGAGAACGCTTTGAATTCGTTAAATGAAGTTATTGATGCTTTACAATATTCAGGAATCGGTGGAAAGAGAAGTGCTGGTTATGGACAGTTCGAATGCAGAATAACTTCTGACGAGAAAGTGATAGATTTGTTGACTCAGCAAAAAGGTGAAATTATATATTACTGTCAACAGCTATGGCGGAAGAAAACAACTTAAAAACAATCTTAGAAAATGCTAGATACTTGTTAAAGAAAAAATCAGGTTTTATTCAGTCTGCTGATTTTACAAATACTTTAGTGAAAAAGAAAGATTTTTATAGTTTTTCTGCGGGTTCAGTATTTAAACATCCATTTTCAGGAGCTATATTTGATGTGGGTGAAAATGGAAAACATCCAGTATATAGATATGCTAAAGCAATGTGGATAGAGGTGTGAACATATGAGTTTAAAAACATATACTATTAATTTAACGACAATTGGACCGGTTCATATTGGGATGGGTGAAACAATCCGCAAACAAGAATATATCTATGAAAAAAACGCTTCTCAAGTACATTTTGTTGACGGTAAAAAAATGACTAAGTTTTTCAAAGATAAAGGTATTCTAAAAGCATTTTTAAATTATATTACTGATTATAAGCAACGTGCTGATCTTGCTACTTTTTTGAAAGATAAAAAGATAAAAAAAGAAGAATGGAAAGCATTTATTACTTATAGTGAACACGTGAATCAAGGTAAACGCTATACAACAGGTCAAAGTATTAAGTCATTTGAAAGTAATACTAAACCTTTAAATGATATTCATAAAATGGTAAGAGACGGCCAAGGTTCTGTTTATATACCCGGTAGTTCGTTGAAAGGTGCTCTTCGAACAGCGATTCAGGGAAATCGGAAGATAGTAGAAAATCATATTGCGAATAGAGCTAATAGATTTCATCATGTCGCTTTAGAAACACAACAAATCGTCGTTAAAGAGGAAATAAACAAAATTTTTAATAAGATAAAAATAGGTGATTCTAATCCGATTTCAGAAAGCGATTTAGAAATATATCAAAAAATAGATATAAATAAAAAAGCCAAAGCAATGCCTTTATATCGTGAGTGTATAAAAGCAGGTACTGAAGTGACCTTTACAATGACGATAGAAGATGATGTATTAAGTGGGCATGAATTAGAAGAAATTATTCGATTGTTCTACAAGAATTATTGGGAAAAGTGGGCTTCTGGATTTGAAAACACTGTTGCTGGTAAAGAATTTTTTGATATGGGTGCAGTACCAAATGATAAAGAAGTCAGAGAACAAAAGGCAATTTTATTTGTTGGCGGCGGTTCAGGTTTTGTAAGTAAGACTTTATATTATCAGATTAATAATAAAACCATCGCTAAAAACAACTCGTTTAAAGTCTTAAAGAATAGATTTAGAAGAGTTTACGGAAAGATGAGCACACAGCCTGGTAATGTGCCTATTGTATTAAAAGGCACTGTAAATACCTCACAAAACAAATGGTACCAATTTGGAGCATGCGAAATTCAAATATCTGAGAAATAAAAAGTGTTAGGAGAGGTTTGTACAATGAAAATAGTATTCAGCCCAATTGGAAATACTGATCCGTGGAGAAATGATAGGGATGGCGCTTTACTTAATATTATAAGAACCTATCAACCAGAAATTGTAGAGTTATTTTTCACAGAAAGTATTTGGGAAGGCAACAATCGATTTATTGGTCAAAAAAATTTTGATTGGAAATTTATTATTAATA
Coding sequences:
- the csm3 gene encoding type III-A CRISPR-associated RAMP protein Csm3; translation: MYSKIKISGQIEVLTGLHIGGGGEISMIGAIDSPVVRDLFTKLPVIPGSTIKGKMRSLLARDFGLKPNQKEHNEDDPIVLRLFGSSNKDNIKRSRLQFSDAFYNQETKAKFDENEVPYTETKYENTINRLTSEANPRQIERVTRGSRFDFQIIYNVEDENEVETDFENIKNGIQLLENDYLGGGGTRGNGRVKFNIEEIETVIGDYDSTNLVLK
- the csm5 gene encoding type III-A CRISPR-associated RAMP protein Csm5, giving the protein MSLKTYTINLTTIGPVHIGMGETIRKQEYIYEKNASQVHFVDGKKMTKFFKDKGILKAFLNYITDYKQRADLATFLKDKKIKKEEWKAFITYSEHVNQGKRYTTGQSIKSFESNTKPLNDIHKMVRDGQGSVYIPGSSLKGALRTAIQGNRKIVENHIANRANRFHHVALETQQIVVKEEINKIFNKIKIGDSNPISESDLEIYQKIDINKKAKAMPLYRECIKAGTEVTFTMTIEDDVLSGHELEEIIRLFYKNYWEKWASGFENTVAGKEFFDMGAVPNDKEVREQKAILFVGGGSGFVSKTLYYQINNKTIAKNNSFKVLKNRFRRVYGKMSTQPGNVPIVLKGTVNTSQNKWYQFGACEIQISEK
- the csm4 gene encoding type III-A CRISPR-associated RAMP protein Csm4; the protein is MAEENNLKTILENARYLLKKKSGFIQSADFTNTLVKKKDFYSFSAGSVFKHPFSGAIFDVGENGKHPVYRYAKAMWIEV
- the csm4 gene encoding type III-A CRISPR-associated RAMP protein Csm4, with the protein product MSIKIYKLHFTTPVHFGEKRLSDSQPVIAADTLFSALFIETLNLGLDTDFLLNDLKISDTFPFFKDNYYFPKPLMKIESQHKDETNYKVFKKLKFLPVNQFNSYIAGEIDSTEAERITSDFQLGEKELLTKVSLQNNEKEGGDAEPYSVGLFRYHPDAGLYFIAKGSENALNSLNEVIDALQYSGIGGKRSAGYGQFECRITSDEKVIDLLTQQKGEIIYYCQQLWRKKTT